A portion of the Epinephelus moara isolate mb chromosome 4, YSFRI_EMoa_1.0, whole genome shotgun sequence genome contains these proteins:
- the rnf130 gene encoding E3 ubiquitin-protein ligase RNF130, which produces MSLRWTQLPVPVVLVLVQVLVLCRSVLAARSDRNMVSEEYVGATVNATVLDGRGNTIHMMSSDDGTYGQNSPKVDTRGVIIAPAPHHGVVDRQGCDPNTRFLVPPRNVHWVALLQRGNCTFKEKILKAAAYNATAVLIYNNSTNKTVKMGHEGTGDTVAVMITEAYGKEILAHLERNLTVLVSVVVGQRGSAKNINRGSLVFVSISFIVLMIISSAWLIFYFIQKIRYTSARDRSQRRLGDAAKKAIGKLTTRTVKKGDKETDPDFNHCAVCIEAYQLNDVVRILPCKHVFHKVCVDPWLNEHCTCPMCKLNILKALGIMTSLPCVDSVVLDVERLGVSQASSSQRATLGDSNQPSISLEPLSPPHPEATPRTPADITIAVTSGGHFFNRNSMSPRSVVCEMELPDIQASLDLYDDNKS; this is translated from the exons ATGTCCCTGAGGTGGACTCAGCTACCTGTCCCggtggtcctggtcctggtccagGTCCTGGTCCTCTGTCGCTCAGTGTTGGCGGCCCGCTCTGACAGAAACATGGTGTCAGAGGAGTACGTGGGCGCCACGGTGAACGCCACGGTGCTGGACGGACGAGGGAACACCATCCACATGATGAGCAGCGACGACGGGACGTATGGACAGAACTCACCGAAAGTGGACACCAGGGGTGTCATCATCGCACCTGCACCACATCACGGAG TGGTGGACCGGCAGGGCTGCGACCCCAACACTCGTTTCCTGGTCCCTCCCAGGAACGTCCACTGGGTGGCGCTGCTGCAGAGAGGAAACTGCACCTTTAAAGAGAAGATCCTGAAGGCGGCAGCCTACAACGCCACGGCGGTCCTCATCTACAACAACTCCACCAATAAGACGGTGAAGATGGGACATGAAG GTACCGGTGACACGGTGGCGGTGATGATTACAGAGGCGTACGGTAAAGAGATCCTGGCTCACCTAGAGAGGAATCTGACCGTCCTGGTCTCAGTGGTGGTCGGCCAACGTGGTTCTGCCAAAAACATTAACCGAGGCTCGCTGGTCTTTGTCTCCATTTCCTTCATCGTCCTCATGATCATCTCTTCTGCCTGGCTCATCTTCTACTTCATCCAGAAGATCCGCTACACCAGCGCCCGTGACCGCAGCCAG CGTCGTCTTGGTGATGCAGCAAAGAAAGCCATTGGGAAGCTGACCACGAGGACGGTGAAGAAAGGAGACAAG gaAACTGATCCAGATTTTAACCACTGTGCGGTGTGTATCGAAGCGTACCAGCTGAACGATGTGGTCCGCATCCTGCCCTGCAA acatGTCTTCCATAAGGTGTGTGTGGACCCGTGGCTGAACGAGCACTGCACCTGTCCCATGTGTAAACTCAACATCCTGAAGGCTCTGGGCATCATG ACCAGTCTCCCCTGTGTGGACAGCGTGGTGTTGGACGTGGAGCGTCTGGGCGTCAGTCAGGCGTCCAGCAGCCAGAGAGCAACGCTGGGTGACAGCAACCAGCCGTCCATCAGCCTGGAGCCGCTCAGCCCCCCCCACCCTGAGGCCACGCCCAGAACCCCTGCTGACATCACCATCGCTGTGACCA GCGGCGGTCACTTCTTCAACAGGAACTCAATGTCTCCTCGCAGCGTCGTCTGTGAGATGGAGCTGCCGGACATTCAGGCCTCGCTCGACCTCTACGACGACAACAAGTCCTGA
- the LOC126388856 gene encoding choline transporter-like protein 1, which yields MGCCGSTERTKREWRPLEDRSCTDLPWFLLFTVFCVGMGSICGFTIVTGGAARLVFGYDSYGNTCGQRNEQIEGVRLSGLDHTDRKFVFFLDPCNIDIVQRKIKSMALCVSLCPSEELKTYQDLKRFAMLNGSELCSYELAGHKYPGLPERFSKCPKLPVPPSKPLPVFNRCTPVDISCYAKFAEAVVTFVSDNSVLHRLIAGVAASKEIIIGLCVLALVLSMILMVIIRYISAVLVWILTSLVVLGSLAGTSVLWWLYIDHRLYGNDTTPKVKEEVKEEAIRDSGQALLVYAVAATVFTIILLLLMLFMRKRVALTIALFHVAGKVFIHLPLLTLQPFVTFLALLLFWMYWILVLLFLGTSGQFKHHRFVSDQLIGSDFGLNHFQTCLEFKHQKHRSDSVTQKHV from the exons GGCAGCATCTGCGGCTTCACCATCGTCACCGGCGGCGCCGCTCGCCTTGTTTTCGGATACGACAGCTATGGCAACACGTGTGGTCAACGCAACGAGCAGATCGAAGGCGTCCGACTGAGCGGCCTCGACCACACCGACAGGAA GTTCGTCTTCTTCCTGGATCCCTGTAACATTGACATCGTGCAGAGGAAGATAAAGtccatggctctgtgtgtgtctctgtgtcccaGCGAGGAGCTCAAGACCTACCAGGACCTCAAGAGGTTCGCCATGCTCAACG GTTCGGAGTTGTGTTCATACGAGTTAGCAGGTCATAAATATCCCGGTCTACCCGAGAGGTTCTCTAAATGTCCTAAACTTCCTGTTCCACCCAG TAAGCCGTTGCCAGTGTTTAACCGCTGCACTCCGGTGGACATTTCCTGCTATGCGAAGTTTGCGGAGGCGGTGGTGACGTTTGTGAGTGATAACAGCGTTCTGCACCGACTGATCGCCGGCGTCGCCGCCAGTAAAGAGATCATCATCGGCCTGTGTGTGCTCGCTCTGG tcctgTCCATGATCCTCATGGTGATCATTCGTTACATCTCGGCCGTCCTCGTCTGGATCCTCACCTCGCTGGTCGTCCTTGGATCCCTTG CGGGGACCAGTGTCCTCTGGTGGCTCTACATCGACCACCGGCTGTACGGGAACGACACCACACCTAAAGtgaaggaggaggtgaaggaggaggcCATCAGAGACAGCGGACAGGCACTGCTCGTCTACGCCGTCGCTGCCACCGTCTTCACC atcatcctgctgctgctgatgctctTCATGAGGAAACGAGTGGCTCTGACCATCGCTCTGTTCCACGTGGCGGGAAAAGTCTTCatccacctccccctcctcacCCTGCAGCCCTTCGTCACCTTCCTCGCCCTCCTGCTCTTCTGGATGTACTGGATCCTGGTCCTGCTCTTCCTGGGAACCAGCGGTCAGTTCAAACATCACCGCTTTGTCTCTGATCAGCTGATCGGCTCAGACTTTGGTCTGAATCACTTTCAGACCTGTTTAGAGTTTAAACACCAGAAACACAGATCAGACTCTGTGacgcaaaaacatgtttaa